From the genome of Modestobacter marinus:
AGACCAGCTGCTGGACGTTGCGCAGCGCCGAGCGGCGGGACTCCGACAGCTCGATCGTCCTGGTGACGAAGAAGTCCATCGTGCCGATGACCCGGCCGCCGACCATCAGCGGGAAGCACACCCCGGACCTGACCCCGGCGCGCTGGGCCGCGGGGGCGCGGACGCAGTCGGTCATCTCGCCGATGTCGCGGACGAAGAAGAGGTCCCGGGACCGCCAGGTGCGCCCGGACAGGCCGACCCCCTCGGCGAAGCTCGCGGCCAGGGTGACCTTGCGGAACTCCTCACCGGCCGAACCGGACTCCTGCTGGAAGCGCAGCACCTTCGCGTTCTCGTCGAGTGCCCAGTAGGAGCCGTACGCCCAGCCGAAGGCCTCCCGCACGGTGTCCAGCGCGATCCGCAGGGCGGCCTGCTGGTCGCGGGCCGCGCTCAGCTCGGTGACGACCGTGGTGACCGCGACCCGGTCGTCGAGGGTCTCCTGCAGCTCGGCCCTGCCCAGCGCGGACCGGCGGGCGTGGGTGAGCAGGCGGCTCAGGGAGTCCCACTTGCCCTGGCGGGCACCGAAGAAGGGCAGCTCGCCGTCGTTGTAGTACTCGTAGAGCGCGACGACCCGGCCGCTCTCCACCAACGGCACGATGCACCCGGCGGTGGCGCCGGCGCTGGACGCTGCGGCCCAGCGCAGGCACTTCCGCGGGTCGCTGCCGGCGTCGGTCACCAGCGTCCTCTTGTTCCGGATCGCCTCGCCGCCGTAGCCGTCGGCGGCGGTCATCTGCAGCGCCTGGGCCCCGAACTGCGCGGCGATGGCGGGGGCCAGGGCACCGGACTCGTGGGTCAGCTGGAAGGTGCCGCCGTCGCCGGCCAGCCACACCCCGCCGTAGCCGATGCCGAGCTCCTGGACGAGCGTCTCGAGGATGAGCCGGTGCGCGTGGGCCTCGTCGGTGACGCCCTGCTCCAGCCGGGCGATCACGGCCTCCACCGCCTCGACGTCCCGGGGCATCTGCCCGGTGTCCATCGTGCTCGCGACCGGGGTGCTGGTGCGCCGCCTCATCCGTGTCCTCCATCGCCGGCCGTCGCCGGTCGGCGGGGACGCGACCGGCGTGCTGTGCTGCCCGGCCCCAGCAGCGGTCGGCGCAGTCCACCGAGGACATCGGCACGGCGGTGCGGCAGTTGAGCCGAGCGGGCAACCCGATCGTGCACCCCCGGTCGGCCGGCTCACTGCGGCGGCGGACGACTCGGCCACGGACGTTTGACGGCCCTGACAGTGGCAAGGGTCACAGGGCCAGGAGAACACGCGCGACCGGAACGGGGTCTGCCTCGTGAACACCTTCCTCGCACTCTCGTCCTCGCTGTTGCTGGGGGCCACCGGCCTGGTCGGCGGGTGCCACCGCCGCCCCGCCGGCCGGACCACCCGCCCCGGTGCCACTCGCTGCCTCGCCGGCACCCCAGACCGCCCTCACCCCCGTGGGGACACCCAGCACCGGCCCGGTGCAGGCGGGGGACTTCCCGGCCGTGACCGGGCCGACGGCCCACCTGACCGACGTCCGGACGGCCCGGCACGACGGGTTCGACCGGGTGGTCCTGGAGTTCGCGGGCGACCGGGTCCCCAGCTACCGGGTGTCCTACGTCGAGCCGCCGATCACCGAGGACGGCTCCGGCGCCGAGGTCCCGGTGCCGG
Proteins encoded in this window:
- a CDS encoding methyl-accepting chemotaxis protein, producing the protein MRRRTSTPVASTMDTGQMPRDVEAVEAVIARLEQGVTDEAHAHRLILETLVQELGIGYGGVWLAGDGGTFQLTHESGALAPAIAAQFGAQALQMTAADGYGGEAIRNKRTLVTDAGSDPRKCLRWAAASSAGATAGCIVPLVESGRVVALYEYYNDGELPFFGARQGKWDSLSRLLTHARRSALGRAELQETLDDRVAVTTVVTELSAARDQQAALRIALDTVREAFGWAYGSYWALDENAKVLRFQQESGSAGEEFRKVTLAASFAEGVGLSGRTWRSRDLFFVRDIGEMTDCVRAPAAQRAGVRSGVCFPLMVGGRVIGTMDFFVTRTIELSESRRSALRNVQQLVSQRLDVLRRTEESAENARELLDTVSRLREAAGDAGRVAESAVSQASTMTSEVEALDEASAAVGEVIRIISGIADQTNLLALNATIEAARAGELGKGFAVVASEVKDLARETANATQRVSDQIAGIQASSRAVADGIHTTGEIIGQLDAVQARIGEVLEEQARMASAFDEHV